In one window of Lytechinus pictus isolate F3 Inbred chromosome 19, Lp3.0, whole genome shotgun sequence DNA:
- the LOC135157642 gene encoding uncharacterized protein LOC135157642, whose translation MSDNELDEVIIEILRGNTRLGPNAVMARLRGRGIMVQRQRVRDSMLRTDPEGAAERAMRPQLYRRRYRVAGPNSLWHLDGNHKLIRWRVVIHGAIDGFSRLLIFLAASDNNRAETVLNAYVEAVSTYGLPSRVRCDFGGENNDVCSLMEVIRGGGRGSALRGTSTHNQRIERSWVDMWCGVTNLYYDLFSFLEAEGLLNVDDAVQIWALHYIYLPRINQDLKLFIGQWNNHGLRTEGSKTPLQLFVGHVLRLQGSNHTAIQDMFGVPLEHAERPPPEGMDFADLVEVPATALPLSIERHEQLMQLVDPLDTSDPFGISLYTRTLAFVQNL comes from the exons ATGTCTGACAATGAGTTGGATGAGGTCATCATCGAAATTTTGCGTGGAAACACCCGACTTGGGCCCAACGCAGTCATGGCACGTCTGCGTGGAAGAGGAATTATGGTTCAACGACAGCGTGTGAGGGACAGCATGTTGAGGACTGACCCTGAGGGAGCTGCTGAGAGGGCGATGAGGCCACAACTGTATCGAAGGAGGTATCGAGTTGCAGGTCCTAACTCCCTGTGGCACTTGGATGGCAACCACAAATTAATCAG GTGGAGAGTAGTTATTCATGGAGCTATCGATGGCTTCAGCCGACTTCTCATCTTTCTTGCTGCATCAGACAATAACAGGGCTGAGACTGTTTTGAATGCATATGTAGAAGCTGTGTCAACATATGGGCTCCCTTCAAGAGTTCGTTGTGACTTTGGAGGGGAAAACAACGATGTGTGCTCCTTGATGGAAGTTATCCGTGGAGGAGGTCGGGGGAGTGCACTAAGGGGTACAAGTACCCACAATCAGCGAATTGAGAGATCCTGGGTTGACATGTGGTGTGGAGTCACAAATCTGTACTATGACTTATTTTCCTTTCTGGAAGCAGAAGGACTGTTGAATGTAGATGATGCTGTACAGATTTGGGCATTACATTATATTTACCTACCCAGGATCAACCAAGACCTGAAACTATTCATAGGCCAGTGGAACAATCACGGTTTGCGTACCGAAGGGAGCAAAACACCACTGCAATTGTTTGTAGGCCATGTTCTGCGGTTGCAAGGCAGCAACCATACTGCGATCCAGGATATGTTTGGTGTTCCATTAGAGCATGCTGAACGGCCTCCACCTGAAGGGATGGACTTTGCAGATCTTGTTGAGGTGCCTGCAACGGCCCTTCCTCTTAGTATAGAGCGCCACGAACAACTGATGCAGCTGGTTGATCCCCTGGACACTAGTGACCCATTTGGTATATCCTTGTACACAAGGACTTTAGCTTTTGTACAAAATCTATAA
- the LOC129280409 gene encoding uncharacterized protein LOC129280409, whose protein sequence is MYANILKFLVEIKQQVQQIKLLLQRVGNSGVSSEVEEEDFSLPLTSQELLDLEEKLRDQTQRRKLTVFLGTLVGATHRDMVMRILKTTFTDQFAAQLNWKGKGNKLGIGSLMLAKVISKAARRCWRESTDSCTEAIIKNWLKYAGDRSGGRKKRAQEAARRNDAEIVPPPAVQDSDSD, encoded by the exons ATGTATGCCAATATTCTTAAGTTCcttgttgaaataaaacaacaagTTCAGCAGATTAAACTCTTGCTACAGAGGGTTGGTAATTCAGGTGTGAGCTctgaggtggaggaggaggatttctctcttcctctcacCTCACAGGAGCTCCTGGACCTAGAAGAAAAATTAAGGGATCAGACACAGAGAAGGAAGTTG ACAGTGTTCCTTGGTACCTTGGTCGGGGCGACCCACAGAGATATGGTCATGAGGATCTTAAAGACCACCTTTACCGATCAGTTTGCTGCCCAGCTCAAttggaaagggaaagggaacaAACTTGGTATTGGATCCCTTATGCTTGCCAAGGTCATAAGTA AAGCGGCAAGGAGATGCTGGAGAGAATCAACAGATTCCTGTACCGAAGCCATAATTAAGAACTGGCTGAAATATGCAGGCGACCGCTCTGGGGGGAGGAAGAAAAGAGCTCAAGAAGCTGCTCGCAGAAATG ATGCCGAAATTGTACCACCACCAGCTGTCCAAGATTCAGATTCCGACTAA